The window GAACCCAGGTAGGGAATCAGATCCGAGGGCTCGAGAGCCCGGCGCCGGAGACGGCGGGCGCGGGCGATCTCCTTCGACAGCTCCGGCGGGTGGCTGGCACGTTCCGCCAGTTCGTCGCCGATTTGTTGGCGGAATTCTCCGGCGAGCTGTACCCAGCCGAGGCCTCCGGCGACGTTGAAACCCCGTACCGGTTCCGCCGGCCAAGTGATCAGCCACTGGTAGGCCCCCACCGGATAGACGTCGTCCACCATGTTCCACAGAGCCTTCACCCGGCGCATGTTGCTGCTGTAGGGAATCTGTAGCGGCGGCAGGCCGGGCAGCTTCTCGAGCAGCGGGAAGAGGTGGAAGTTGAGGCCCGTGTGCAGGGGAAATTCGTTGATCGGGGCGGACAAGCCCGGCAGCCGGAAGCTGACGAAGCTTTGGATGCCGTGCTCCTCCGGCGCCTTGCCGGTGATGATGGTGGTCCAGACGACCGCCGACAGGGTCGGCTCGAGGGTTGTGAGGGGGCCCCAGGTGCTCTCGTCCAGCAGGCGGGCGAAGGTGGGCAGCTCGCCCGCCGCCGCCAGCGGCAGGATGACGTCGTCGAGGTCCGCGCCGTCGACCAGCAACAGCACCACCGGAGCCGGTAGTGGCGTTTCGACGGCGGCACTCGGCGCGACTGGAACTTCGCTGGGCCGAAGGATCTTCGCTGTTTCGGGCGGCGACAGGACCAGCCGGGCGAGGTTCGGCGCCAGCAGGATCCATCCCATGAGGACGATGCCGGCGGCCAGGGCGAAACCGAGATGCCGGCGCCGGGTGAACCAGCGGTCGGCGGCCACGCCGATGAACGCGGTGACCCCGAATGCCGCTCCCGCCACCAGCGACCGGCGGAGCCACGACGGACTGAACAGTGTGTCGCTCAGGAAGGAGCCCGCCAGGCCGACGTCCGGCAGGAGTAATACGTAGAGCAACGGTAGCGCTGTCAAGACCCCCGCCGCCGCCGGGGTGAGGTTCGGCAGGCGCGGGAAGGGACGCCGCAGGAGATCGATGAGGAGCACGGCGGCGCAGCCACCGGCCGCGCCGGCGATGGCGCCGGCGACGGTGAACATCGCCGCCAGCAGGAGGGCCTGCGCGGGCTCTTGAAGAATGTGTGAGTTGAGCCGCAGGGTGAGGGTGGCCACCAGGAAGGCGGCGCATCCCATGCCGGCGGCGCCGCGCCCCGGAAGGGTTTTCCACGAGGGGACCTGCGCGGCGGGCATAGCAGAGCTACGGTGAGGGCGGCGAGATGGTTAGTCTGAGGGAAGCTGGCCTGCCGCGTCAGGGAACGAGTCGCTTCTCACCGTCATAGGCGG is drawn from Acidobacteriota bacterium and contains these coding sequences:
- a CDS encoding alkaline phosphatase family protein, coding for MPAAQVPSWKTLPGRGAAGMGCAAFLVATLTLRLNSHILQEPAQALLLAAMFTVAGAIAGAAGGCAAVLLIDLLRRPFPRLPNLTPAAAGVLTALPLLYVLLLPDVGLAGSFLSDTLFSPSWLRRSLVAGAAFGVTAFIGVAADRWFTRRRHLGFALAAGIVLMGWILLAPNLARLVLSPPETAKILRPSEVPVAPSAAVETPLPAPVVLLLVDGADLDDVILPLAAAGELPTFARLLDESTWGPLTTLEPTLSAVVWTTIITGKAPEEHGIQSFVSFRLPGLSAPINEFPLHTGLNFHLFPLLEKLPGLPPLQIPYSSNMRRVKALWNMVDDVYPVGAYQWLITWPAEPVRGFNVAGGLGWVQLAGEFRQQIGDELAERASHPPELSKEIARARRLRRRALEPSDLIPYLGSVEESAALGDKDPRRLAAIGHLIDPAVDVLPALIERFEPRFTAASFYPVDPFSHFFAADRNNPASPFRNALDASYRLTDQRLGELIERLAALLGSDVNLLVISDHGWDFDRNHHTWAPAGMFFARGPAFEPGRQVEDLSIYDLAPMILHLLALPQPEDMPGTQTQAYLNALSATYRTAHPIPPRIATWETGTRPNDPTPVPSPMDDELRDTLRSLGYIQ